Proteins found in one Oryza glaberrima chromosome 4, OglaRS2, whole genome shotgun sequence genomic segment:
- the LOC127770481 gene encoding uncharacterized protein LOC127770481: protein MYNNYGNSPGMQMPPIGQMPPAAGQMPSANPQPGQFGNPFYGASSGLIKTGLGAYGEKFLGSSSEFMQSNINRYFSNPQYYFHVNDQYVRNKLKVILFPFLHRGHWTRISEPVGGRLSYKPPIYDINAPDLYIPFMAFGSFIILAGFTLGFMGKFTPEAINLQFSRGLIGWALQIVILKGLLYSMGGGEVPLLDLVAYGGYLFAGLSLAVVSRLLWAYSYFVMMPWMSLCMGVFLVRTMKRVLFTEMRSSERHSTRQHYFLLFLAIAQFPLFFWLGNIGA, encoded by the exons ATGTACAACAATTATGGAAATTCTCCTGGAATGCAGATGCCTCCTATAGGGCAGATGCCTCCTGCCGCAGGGCAGATGCCCTCGGCAAATCCTCAGCCTGGCCAATTTGGCAATCCATTTTATGGTGCGAGCTCAGGTCTAATTAAAACTGGGTTAGGAGCATATGGAGAGAAGTTCCTTGGTTCCAGTTCGGAATTCATGCAAAGCAAT ATTAACAGATACTTCTCCAACCCACAGTACTATTTCCATGTGAATGATCAGTATGTCAGGAACAAGCTGAAAGTTATACTGTTTCCGTTCCTTCACAGG GGGCATTGGACTAGGATAAGTGAGCCTGTTGGTGGCCGACTGTCGTACAAACCTCCAATCTATGACATCAATGCACCAGATCTTTACATCCCTTTCATGGCATTCGGTAGCTTCATTATTCTTGCGGGCTTTACATTAGGTTTCATGGGAAA GTTTACTCCAGAAGCTATAAATCTGCAGTTCAGCAGAGGACTCATTGGATGGGCCTTGCAGATTGTGATCCTGAAAGGGCTGCTCTACTCGATGGGCGGTGGAGAGGTGCCGCTGCTCGACCTGGTAGCTTATGGCGGATATCTATTTGCTGGGCTTTCCCTTGCTGTCGTCTCGAGGCTTCTGTGGGCTTACTCGTACTTCGTTATGATGCCATGGATGAGCCTTTGTATGGGGGTGTTCTTGGTGAGGACGATGAAGAGGGTGCTCTTCACGGAGATGAGGAGCAGCGAGAGGCACTCGACGCGGCAGCACTATTTCCTGCTCTTCCTGGCAATTGCGCAATTCCCCCTGTTCTTCTGGCTTGGCAACATAGGTGCATGA
- the LOC127770482 gene encoding ATG8-interacting protein 1-like, whose translation MADNDKEAAGEGATPRGADWEVVTLTASAYAAAPGPGGAGDRPAAETKGLDASQEGDQTKGLDASQEGRGSENALFMSGHFVFPPSEHENLPIDAGFDDIQHEKDAQEASTSVEDEGFKNVGGNYGAGSERIQFYDEGRNLSANDVEMMMGDAAEHGSFHAQDEGHGLDDDNDFDDSHDKSDLPSESADSKSRDSGAPCKCWLKKHMSCLYHQAKETNALWSVVVAAALVGLVILGRWHKDKLHLKNLKWRSGSTVRG comes from the exons ATGGCTGATAACGacaaggaggcggcgggagagggagcAACTCCCCGTGGAGCGGACTGGGAGGTGGTGACTCTTACTGCATCCGCCtatgcggcggcgccggggccggGTGGAGCAGGAGACAGGCCGGCGGCTGAGACCAAAGGCCTTGATGCAAGTCAGGAAGGAGACCAGACCAAAGGCCTTGATGCAAGTCAGGAAGGGCGGGGCTCGGAGAACGCGCTGTTCATGTCTGGTCACTTTGTGTTCCCTCCAAGTGAGCATGAGAATCTGCCGATCGATGCCGGCTTTGATGACATCCAGCATGAGAAGGATGCGCAGGAAGCGAGCACGAGCGTGGAAGACGAGGGTTTCAAGAATGTCGGTGGGAACTATGGTGCTGGGTCGGAGAGGATTCAGTTCTATGATGAAGGAAGGAACCTCTCGGCCAATGATGTAGAGATGATGATGGGTGATGCTGCTGAGCATGGCTCGTTTCATGCTCAGGATGAGGGGCATGGTTTAGATGACGATAATGATTTTGATGACTCTCATGACAAATCGGATCTACCCTCAGAATCTGCAGACAGCAAAAGCCGTGATTCTGGCGCCCCTTGCAAATGCTGGCTGAAGAAACATATGTCATGCCTGTAtcaccaagccaaggaaacAAATGCTCTCTGGTCTGTGGTGGTTGCAGCTGCTCTCGTCGGGCTCGTAATCTTGGGACGCTGGCACAAAGACAAACTGCACCTTAAGAATCTTAAATGGCGATCTGGCTCAACAGTGAg AGGGTGA